A portion of the bacterium genome contains these proteins:
- a CDS encoding pyridoxal-phosphate dependent enzyme: MIHENALDAIGRTPLVRMARLHPPGNLVAKLDYLNPAGSVKERIAVNMIDHAERDGLLGPGGTIIEPTSGNTGAGLAMVGAVRGYRVICTVPDKVATEKIRLLEAYGAEVIVTPTNLLPEDEDSYYGVARRLTEEIDGAFSPDQYSNPSNPEAHYLTTGPEVWEQTDGEIDVFVAGVGTGGTISGTGRYLRERKPSVELVGADPEGSIYTAPREEDIHQYRVEGVGEDFWPETLDRDIVDRYIMVDDQQSFDMARRVAECEGLLIGGSGGMAVHAALEVAAEDTGRLVVVLLPDSGRGYLSKIWSEEWLAEHGLV; the protein is encoded by the coding sequence GTGATACACGAGAACGCCCTCGACGCCATCGGCCGGACGCCCCTGGTCCGGATGGCCCGACTCCATCCACCAGGCAACCTGGTAGCCAAGCTGGACTACCTGAACCCGGCGGGGTCCGTCAAGGAGCGGATCGCGGTCAACATGATCGACCACGCCGAGCGGGACGGGCTGCTGGGTCCGGGAGGGACGATCATCGAGCCCACCTCGGGTAACACCGGGGCCGGCCTGGCCATGGTCGGGGCGGTCCGGGGTTACCGGGTGATATGCACGGTCCCCGACAAGGTCGCGACCGAGAAGATCCGCCTGCTCGAGGCCTACGGAGCGGAGGTCATCGTCACCCCCACGAACCTGCTCCCGGAGGACGAAGACTCCTACTACGGCGTCGCCCGCCGCCTCACCGAGGAGATCGACGGTGCCTTCAGCCCCGACCAGTACTCCAACCCGTCCAACCCGGAGGCCCACTACCTGACGACCGGACCGGAGGTGTGGGAACAGACCGATGGGGAGATCGATGTGTTCGTGGCGGGTGTTGGCACGGGTGGGACGATCTCGGGGACGGGACGGTACCTGCGGGAGCGCAAGCCGTCGGTGGAACTGGTGGGGGCCGATCCGGAAGGATCGATATACACCGCGCCTCGCGAGGAGGACATCCACCAGTACCGGGTGGAGGGCGTCGGGGAGGACTTCTGGCCTGAAACTCTCGACCGGGACATCGTCGACCGCTACATCATGGTCGACGACCAGCAGTCGTTCGACATGGCCAGGCGGGTAGCCGAGTGCGAGGGACTGTTGATCGGCGGCTCCGGGGGGATGGCGGTGCATGCGGCGCTCGAGGTTGCGGCGGAGGACACCGGCCGCCTGGTGGTGGTCCTGCTGCCCGATTCGGGCCGGGGCTACCTGTCGAAGATCTGGAGCGAGGAGTGGCTGGCTGAACACGGCCTCGTGTGA
- the hflX gene encoding GTPase HflX, protein MIAEGRRGRRLTATVTDLDVARQKAYLISVDFDGAGIGDADRSLEELVLLTDTAGSTPVATAPVRRRSPHAATLIGPGQAADLARDAQALDVDVVVFDNDLTPGQQRNLQQVFECDVVDRVAVILDIFAQHATSREGMLQVESALLRYHLPRLRGKGTELSRLGGGIGTRGPGETKLETDRRRIRQRITYVEKRLKEVQTVREAQRKTRTGSAIPLVSLVGYTNAGKSTLLNSLTGAGVLTQDRLFSTLDSTTRRLELPNGRQVLLSDTVGFVRRLPHQLVEAFRSTLQETVQADLLLHVVDVSEPGASDQVSAVREVLDSIGAGHIPELLVLNKADSADRASISRLEQLYPDAVLVSAAEATGLEELEDRIAGVLARGFMKIDLVIPYTEGSVLGELRREAEVLTEDHRAEGTLISVRLPPERAGRYRRFAAVG, encoded by the coding sequence ATGATCGCCGAAGGTCGCCGGGGACGGCGCCTCACCGCCACCGTCACCGACCTCGACGTAGCCCGGCAGAAGGCATACCTCATCAGCGTCGACTTCGACGGGGCCGGCATCGGCGACGCCGATCGGTCGCTCGAGGAACTGGTCCTCCTGACGGATACGGCCGGATCGACCCCGGTGGCGACCGCGCCGGTCCGGCGCCGCTCCCCGCACGCGGCCACCCTGATCGGTCCGGGCCAGGCCGCGGACCTGGCACGAGACGCCCAGGCTCTGGACGTGGACGTCGTGGTGTTCGACAACGACCTGACGCCGGGCCAGCAGCGCAACCTCCAGCAGGTCTTCGAGTGTGACGTGGTCGACCGGGTGGCCGTGATCCTGGACATCTTCGCCCAGCACGCGACCAGCCGGGAGGGCATGCTCCAGGTGGAATCGGCTCTCCTCCGCTACCACCTGCCCCGGCTGCGCGGCAAGGGGACCGAACTGAGCCGGCTCGGTGGAGGCATCGGCACTAGGGGACCCGGTGAGACCAAGCTGGAAACCGACCGGCGGCGGATTAGGCAGCGCATCACCTATGTGGAAAAGCGCCTGAAGGAGGTCCAAACCGTCCGGGAGGCCCAGCGCAAGACACGCACCGGTTCGGCCATCCCCCTGGTCTCGCTGGTCGGATACACCAACGCAGGCAAGTCCACGCTGCTGAATTCCCTCACGGGCGCCGGCGTGCTCACCCAGGACCGCCTGTTCTCCACCCTCGACTCCACCACCCGCCGACTCGAGCTTCCCAACGGGCGCCAGGTCTTGCTATCCGACACGGTGGGGTTCGTCCGCAGGCTGCCCCATCAGCTGGTCGAGGCCTTCCGTTCCACCCTCCAGGAGACGGTCCAGGCCGACCTGCTGCTCCATGTGGTGGACGTCTCCGAACCCGGTGCATCCGACCAGGTCTCTGCGGTAAGGGAGGTGCTCGACTCGATCGGCGCCGGCCACATTCCCGAGCTCCTGGTGCTCAACAAGGCCGACTCCGCGGACCGGGCGAGTATCTCTCGCCTCGAGCAGCTGTATCCGGACGCGGTGCTCGTCTCGGCTGCGGAGGCCACCGGCCTCGAGGAACTGGAGGATCGGATCGCCGGCGTGCTGGCTCGAGGCTTCATGAAGATCGACCTGGTGATTCCCTACACCGAGGGATCCGTCCTTGGGGAGCTTCGCCGCGAGGCCGAAGTCCTGACCGAGGACCATAGGGCGGAGGGCACCCTGATCAGCGTCCGGCTGCCTCCCGAGCGGGCCGGACGCTACCGGCGCTTCGCGGCGGTCGGCTGA
- the gnd gene encoding decarboxylating NADP(+)-dependent phosphogluconate dehydrogenase, with amino-acid sequence MRTADIGLIGLAVMGQNLVLNMADRGYTVAVYNRTTSRTTEFLNGPAAGAAVIGTETMEEFVACLTRPRRVMVMVKAGRAVDAVLEGLVPLLDEGDIVIDGGNSHFEDSARRVEELRDRGLSFVGAGVSGGEDGARNGPSIMPGGDQAAWPKVKDVLQSIAAKVADGTPCCDWVGPDGSGHYTKMVHNGIEYGDMQVIAEAYHLMRVVLGMTCEQMAAVFRTWGRGLLDSYLVNITADILGHVDASGEPTLERILDAAGQKGTGKWAVISSLDLGYPLTLVAEAVYARVVSSLRDQRFEAAELVGSGVRQADRLGADFVSDIHDALYASKIVSYAQGFMLLGAAASEYGWNLDYGRIAQLWREGCIIKAAFLDDITAAFRRRPDLPNLILDRFFAEALGQAESGWRRVVATAVQVGLPVPAYASALAFYDSYRSKRLPANLIQAQRDYFGAHTYERVDRPRGEFFHTDWSRPGG; translated from the coding sequence GTGAGAACCGCTGACATCGGATTGATCGGGCTGGCCGTCATGGGCCAGAACCTGGTGTTGAACATGGCTGACCGCGGGTACACCGTGGCCGTCTACAACCGGACCACCAGTCGAACGACCGAATTCCTCAACGGCCCGGCCGCCGGCGCCGCCGTGATCGGAACCGAGACCATGGAGGAGTTCGTGGCATGCCTCACGAGGCCCCGCCGGGTAATGGTGATGGTCAAGGCCGGACGGGCGGTGGACGCCGTCCTCGAGGGACTGGTCCCGCTGCTCGATGAGGGGGACATCGTCATCGACGGCGGCAACTCCCACTTCGAGGACTCGGCGCGGCGGGTGGAGGAGCTCCGGGATCGGGGTCTGTCCTTCGTGGGTGCCGGCGTGTCGGGGGGTGAGGACGGCGCCCGCAATGGCCCTTCCATCATGCCGGGCGGCGACCAGGCGGCATGGCCTAAGGTGAAGGACGTGCTCCAGTCCATCGCCGCCAAGGTGGCGGACGGAACGCCGTGCTGCGACTGGGTGGGCCCGGACGGCTCGGGCCACTACACCAAGATGGTCCACAACGGCATCGAGTACGGCGACATGCAGGTGATCGCCGAGGCGTACCACCTCATGAGGGTGGTGCTGGGCATGACCTGCGAGCAGATGGCCGCGGTGTTCCGGACCTGGGGGCGGGGTCTGCTCGATTCCTACCTGGTCAACATCACCGCCGACATCCTGGGCCACGTAGACGCGAGCGGTGAGCCGACCCTCGAGCGGATCCTGGACGCCGCCGGCCAGAAGGGGACGGGTAAGTGGGCGGTCATCTCCTCGCTCGACCTCGGTTACCCCTTGACCCTGGTGGCGGAGGCTGTCTACGCCCGGGTGGTGTCCTCCCTGCGGGACCAGCGGTTCGAGGCGGCGGAGTTGGTGGGCTCCGGCGTGAGGCAGGCCGACCGCCTGGGCGCGGACTTCGTCAGCGACATTCACGACGCCCTGTACGCCTCGAAGATCGTTTCCTACGCCCAGGGCTTCATGCTGCTCGGCGCGGCCGCCTCCGAGTACGGCTGGAATCTCGACTACGGACGGATCGCCCAGCTCTGGCGCGAGGGATGCATCATCAAGGCGGCCTTCCTGGACGACATAACCGCCGCCTTCCGGAGGAGACCCGACCTGCCCAACCTCATCCTTGACCGCTTCTTCGCCGAGGCACTCGGCCAGGCGGAGTCGGGGTGGCGGCGGGTGGTGGCGACCGCCGTCCAGGTCGGCCTACCCGTCCCGGCGTACGCCTCGGCCCTGGCGTTCTACGACTCCTACCGGTCGAAGCGGCTTCCGGCCAACCTCATCCAGGCCCAGCGGGACTACTTCGGCGCCCATACCTACGAACGGGTCGACCGCCCACGCGGAGAGTTCTTCCACACCGACTGGAGCCGCCCGGGCGGGTAG
- a CDS encoding DUF3179 domain-containing protein encodes MGTDRLAGYVSVRSPILRTSRIAWLGVLVAGSLLIAGCGAAQNGAGVPAEPSATTAEPAAIEGSSTAPASTQAATTTSATTAPSTPTTTVPEGEETAPELAEPAEVDPEAGPDPKQGLDPVVAHATEPWPTDWARRTVDLSELLLGIGMIDPRDAIPPIDDPIFESLDHASEWLDTRAPGMLVSIGGDSRFYALSILHRHEIVNDRIGGIPVAVTYCPLCNTALAFDRRVGGEELRFGVSGLLRNSDLVMWDDRTVSLWQQVTGEAIVGTAAGTALTLIPSAIVSFGEFAAAYPDGQSLSRDNGRGIPYGFNPYEGYSSRAAPYPFFTGEIDPRYGALERVVGVTVGGAATAYPFPLLAEVGAVNDSVGGVPITVFWGGDTADALDSRVVREGRAIGTGIAYLRQVDGRPLTFVKEGEVFRDRETSSTWTLLGEAVSGPLAGTRLEIAIHRNEFWFAWGAFFPEGDLYEG; translated from the coding sequence ATGGGTACGGATCGTTTAGCCGGGTACGTATCGGTACGCTCGCCGATACTTCGCACGAGCCGCATCGCGTGGCTCGGAGTCCTGGTGGCGGGGTCGCTGCTGATAGCGGGGTGCGGGGCCGCCCAGAATGGAGCCGGGGTCCCGGCCGAGCCCTCGGCCACCACTGCCGAACCTGCCGCTATAGAAGGTTCGAGCACCGCTCCGGCGTCCACACAGGCGGCTACCACGACCAGCGCGACGACTGCTCCTTCGACCCCCACAACCACCGTGCCGGAGGGAGAGGAAACGGCGCCGGAGTTAGCGGAGCCGGCGGAGGTGGACCCGGAGGCCGGACCCGACCCGAAGCAGGGTCTGGACCCGGTAGTTGCTCATGCCACGGAGCCGTGGCCCACCGACTGGGCACGCCGCACCGTCGACCTGTCGGAACTGCTGCTCGGGATCGGCATGATCGATCCCCGGGATGCCATCCCGCCCATCGATGACCCGATCTTCGAGTCCCTCGACCATGCCTCGGAATGGCTCGACACCAGGGCGCCGGGGATGCTGGTCTCCATCGGCGGCGACTCCCGCTTCTACGCGCTCAGCATCCTCCACCGTCACGAGATCGTCAATGACCGGATCGGGGGTATCCCTGTAGCGGTCACCTACTGCCCGTTATGCAACACCGCGCTGGCCTTCGACCGCCGGGTGGGCGGCGAGGAGCTTCGCTTCGGGGTGTCGGGGCTCCTCCGCAACTCCGACCTGGTCATGTGGGACGACCGGACCGTCTCGCTGTGGCAGCAGGTGACCGGCGAAGCGATCGTGGGCACCGCGGCGGGAACGGCCCTCACCCTCATCCCCAGCGCCATCGTGTCCTTCGGTGAGTTCGCCGCCGCCTATCCGGACGGGCAATCCCTGTCCCGGGACAACGGTCGCGGCATACCGTACGGGTTCAATCCCTACGAGGGATACTCGAGCCGAGCGGCGCCCTATCCCTTCTTCACCGGCGAGATCGATCCCCGCTACGGAGCCCTGGAACGGGTGGTGGGGGTGACCGTCGGCGGCGCCGCCACGGCCTACCCGTTCCCCCTGCTGGCCGAGGTCGGGGCGGTCAACGACTCCGTGGGAGGGGTTCCGATCACGGTGTTCTGGGGAGGGGACACCGCCGATGCTCTCGACAGCCGGGTGGTGCGCGAGGGGCGGGCGATAGGCACGGGGATCGCCTACCTGCGCCAGGTGGACGGTCGCCCGCTGACGTTCGTCAAGGAAGGCGAGGTGTTCCGGGACCGGGAAACCTCGTCGACATGGACCCTCCTGGGCGAGGCGGTCAGCGGACCGCTGGCCGGGACCAGGCTGGAGATAGCCATCCATCGCAACGAATTCTGGTTCGCGTGGGGCGCCTTCTTCCCGGAGGGGGACCTGTACGAAGGGTGA
- a CDS encoding thioredoxin domain-containing protein yields the protein MALLRDLPLEGLSPYLIQHRDNPVDWRPWGEEAFGVARATDRPILLSVGYSTCHWCHVMERESFHDEPTAGFMNRHFVSVKVDREERPDVDSIYMDAVHTMTGRGGWPMTVFLTPGGRPFFAGTYFPDVDRHGMPSFRRVLEAIDHAWRNRRNDVQEQADQLTRAIGLALPPADDLPGRGRVSAAYEALSRQFDLEHGGFGGAPKFPQAPILEFLARISGMPTATKAKAMLTTTLTRMARGGIRDHLGGGFARYSVDRIWLVPHFEKMLYDNADLARLYVRAWQITGNPSYRDVAADTLGYMLRDLAHPGGGFFAAEDADSEGVEGKFYVFDHEEFHEVVGPDDGPVAAAYFGVSTSGNFEGANILHEAATVQELAARFGAREEQVEDAIGRAKESLLALRSTRIRPGLDHKIITVWNGFALRALAVAGAVLGTEEYLEAARANARFVLGEMRRPDGRLARVWSNGLAPIPGFLEDHAAYALGLLELYQATGEVEWFVAARELVDLLEEHFGGPTGVVFASAADASHLVVRPSDQQDNPSASGASLAAECYLLLGHLTGDHRYHEGFEQIVRAGDRLLEAAPSAAGHLLAVLAASQMGIREVAVTGPRALEWAGRLAGTYRPDLVLAPSPGPGEEVPVVAGRYRKGETLAYVCERGVCRMPVGSYGELAAQVARRGYDRPS from the coding sequence ATGGCGCTGCTGAGAGACCTCCCCCTCGAGGGGCTGTCCCCCTACCTGATCCAGCACCGGGACAACCCGGTCGACTGGCGCCCATGGGGCGAGGAGGCCTTCGGGGTCGCCAGGGCCACGGACCGCCCGATACTGCTCTCGGTCGGGTACTCGACCTGCCACTGGTGCCACGTGATGGAGCGGGAGTCGTTTCACGACGAGCCGACGGCCGGTTTCATGAACCGCCATTTCGTGTCGGTCAAGGTGGACCGCGAGGAGCGACCAGACGTGGACTCGATCTACATGGACGCGGTTCACACCATGACGGGCCGGGGCGGTTGGCCTATGACCGTGTTCCTGACGCCCGGCGGCCGCCCGTTCTTCGCAGGGACGTACTTCCCCGATGTGGACCGCCACGGCATGCCGAGCTTCCGCCGCGTGCTGGAGGCGATCGACCACGCCTGGCGGAACAGGCGCAACGATGTACAGGAACAGGCGGACCAACTGACCCGGGCGATCGGGCTTGCCCTCCCACCCGCCGATGACCTCCCCGGCCGGGGCCGGGTCAGCGCCGCCTACGAGGCCCTTTCCCGGCAGTTCGACCTGGAACACGGCGGCTTCGGGGGCGCCCCCAAGTTCCCCCAAGCGCCGATCCTTGAGTTCCTGGCCAGGATCAGCGGCATGCCCACGGCCACCAAGGCCAAGGCGATGCTCACCACGACGCTGACCCGGATGGCGCGGGGCGGCATCCGCGACCACTTGGGCGGCGGGTTCGCCCGCTACTCCGTGGATCGGATCTGGCTGGTCCCCCACTTCGAGAAGATGCTCTACGACAACGCCGACCTGGCCCGCCTGTACGTCCGGGCCTGGCAGATCACCGGCAACCCGTCCTACCGGGACGTGGCGGCCGACACCCTGGGGTACATGTTGCGGGACCTCGCCCATCCCGGGGGCGGGTTCTTCGCGGCGGAGGACGCCGACTCCGAGGGTGTCGAGGGCAAGTTCTACGTATTCGACCACGAGGAGTTCCACGAGGTGGTCGGCCCGGATGACGGGCCTGTGGCCGCCGCCTACTTCGGCGTGTCCACGAGCGGCAACTTCGAGGGCGCCAACATCCTCCACGAGGCCGCCACTGTCCAGGAACTGGCCGCCCGGTTCGGCGCCCGGGAAGAGCAAGTGGAGGACGCGATCGGGCGGGCCAAGGAGAGCCTCCTGGCGCTCCGGAGCACCCGGATCCGGCCCGGCTTGGATCACAAGATCATCACCGTGTGGAACGGCTTCGCGCTCCGGGCGCTGGCGGTGGCGGGCGCGGTGCTGGGGACGGAGGAGTACCTGGAGGCGGCGCGGGCGAACGCCCGGTTCGTCCTCGGCGAGATGCGCCGCCCCGACGGGCGCCTGGCGCGGGTCTGGAGCAACGGTCTGGCCCCGATCCCGGGATTCCTGGAAGACCACGCGGCGTACGCCCTCGGGCTGCTGGAGCTCTACCAGGCCACCGGCGAGGTCGAATGGTTCGTGGCCGCCCGGGAGCTGGTCGACCTGCTGGAGGAGCACTTCGGCGGCCCGACCGGGGTGGTGTTCGCCAGCGCCGCCGACGCCTCCCACCTGGTGGTCCGGCCGTCCGACCAGCAGGACAACCCGAGCGCCTCCGGCGCATCGCTGGCGGCGGAGTGCTACCTGCTGCTCGGTCATCTCACCGGGGACCACCGGTATCACGAGGGTTTCGAGCAGATCGTCCGGGCGGGGGACCGGCTCCTCGAAGCGGCCCCTTCCGCGGCCGGTCACCTGCTGGCGGTCCTGGCCGCGTCCCAGATGGGCATACGGGAGGTGGCCGTGACCGGGCCTCGCGCCCTGGAGTGGGCCGGGCGGCTCGCCGGGACCTACCGGCCCGATCTGGTGCTGGCCCCGTCCCCGGGTCCTGGCGAAGAGGTTCCGGTGGTGGCCGGCCGCTACCGGAAGGGTGAGACCCTCGCCTACGTCTGCGAGCGGGGCGTGTGCCGGATGCCGGTCGGGTCCTACGGCGAGCTGGCGGCTCAGGTGGCGAGGCGGGGCTACGATCGACCCTCGTGA
- a CDS encoding class I mannose-6-phosphate isomerase, with product MKGSGPLALEPILVPKPWGGRRLEGLGKKLPDYLPAGTVYGESWEVADLPDDALSAAAKGRTLVADGPHRGKSLRQLIVEFGPELLGSASPTAAGDFPLLFKLLDTAEHLSIQVHPDEERAGPRREWFPKTESWYVIDAEPGAAIFKGLRTGVTLDDVRAAAGTPALAGLLQRTLVKRGDFHHLPAGTVHALGAGVTVAEVQTPSDTTLRLYDWTEEYGRPERPLHVEDGLAAVVVEHGPAPALPPVDGSGSRLLVSTPHYWIREHRPAAGDGAALVRKSELRILMVTRGSVSVGNENASATGVPAGGTALIPAARALSAVVIAREGTTLLEIGLVPAG from the coding sequence ATGAAGGGCAGCGGCCCGCTCGCCCTCGAGCCCATCCTCGTCCCCAAGCCGTGGGGCGGGCGCCGGCTGGAAGGGCTCGGTAAGAAGCTGCCGGACTACCTGCCCGCCGGAACCGTCTACGGGGAGTCCTGGGAGGTGGCGGACCTGCCGGACGATGCCCTGTCGGCAGCCGCCAAGGGCCGGACGCTGGTGGCGGACGGCCCTCATCGTGGCAAGAGCCTCCGGCAGCTGATCGTGGAGTTTGGACCCGAGCTCTTGGGCTCCGCTTCACCCACCGCGGCCGGTGACTTTCCTCTCCTGTTCAAGCTGCTCGACACCGCCGAACACCTCTCGATCCAGGTCCATCCCGACGAGGAGCGCGCCGGCCCGCGCCGTGAGTGGTTCCCCAAGACCGAGTCCTGGTACGTGATTGACGCCGAACCCGGCGCCGCCATCTTCAAGGGCTTGCGTACCGGAGTCACGTTGGATGACGTCCGGGCGGCAGCGGGAACGCCCGCTTTGGCCGGGCTCCTGCAGAGAACCCTCGTGAAACGGGGGGACTTCCACCATCTTCCGGCCGGGACGGTGCACGCCCTCGGCGCCGGCGTAACCGTTGCCGAGGTCCAGACCCCGTCGGACACGACCCTTCGCCTCTACGACTGGACCGAGGAGTACGGGCGTCCCGAGCGCCCGCTCCATGTCGAGGACGGCCTCGCGGCGGTAGTCGTCGAGCATGGGCCGGCCCCAGCGCTCCCGCCCGTGGACGGCAGCGGGAGTCGCCTGCTGGTATCCACACCCCACTACTGGATCAGGGAGCATCGCCCTGCGGCAGGGGACGGGGCGGCGCTCGTCCGGAAGTCGGAGCTTCGGATCCTCATGGTCACCCGTGGCTCGGTCTCCGTCGGGAACGAGAACGCTTCCGCCACCGGAGTCCCGGCCGGAGGCACCGCTCTGATCCCAGCCGCCCGAGCGCTCTCTGCGGTGGTCATTGCCAGGGAGGGAACCACACTCCTGGAGATCGGTCTGGTACCGGCCGGGTAG
- a CDS encoding LOG family protein: MVAVYGSSRAVPGDGVYEQGVELGRRLVEAGFGVTNGGYSGLMEAVSRGAAIAGGRVVGVTAPVLFPHRPGGNGFLTEEIQAAGLLDRIRTMSELASAYVVMPGSIGTLTELMIAWNDAYLAGARGAAPMPILAFGDAWSEIVGRLTGELRTTAGLVTMVESPAEAVEVLRRRLGDRPR; this comes from the coding sequence ATGGTTGCAGTCTACGGCTCCTCGCGGGCTGTCCCCGGTGACGGTGTCTACGAGCAGGGCGTCGAGCTGGGCCGCCGGCTGGTCGAAGCCGGGTTCGGGGTCACCAACGGCGGCTACTCGGGGCTGATGGAGGCCGTGTCGAGGGGCGCGGCGATCGCGGGCGGCCGGGTCGTCGGGGTGACCGCCCCGGTGCTCTTCCCGCACAGACCGGGCGGGAACGGGTTCCTGACCGAGGAGATTCAGGCCGCCGGGCTGCTCGACCGGATCAGGACCATGTCCGAGCTGGCCAGCGCCTACGTCGTGATGCCGGGCAGCATCGGAACCCTCACCGAACTGATGATCGCCTGGAACGACGCCTACCTCGCCGGCGCCCGGGGGGCGGCGCCGATGCCGATCCTCGCATTCGGGGACGCCTGGAGCGAGATCGTCGGTCGGCTGACCGGGGAACTCCGGACCACGGCCGGCCTGGTCACCATGGTGGAGAGCCCTGCGGAGGCGGTGGAGGTACTGCGGCGCCGGCTCGGAGACCGGCCACGATAA
- a CDS encoding NUDIX domain-containing protein — MRDSPVEQAAGGVVWREGAAGIEVLLVHRPGYDDWTFPKGKLESGECLLECARREVREEAGVRPLIGRYLGDISYTKQEGRRKVVHYWAMQAGEVDFVPSSEVDRVRWVDEASLADHVSYPTERSLSEGLMDGWRDPADRILLVRHADAGKRNRGPHPDSARPLSERGRAEAAGLIGALEGFPIDVVLTSYAARCRQTVTPVATARKRVPQLAIELWEESGPAEVRALLRNRPEGTSLLCSHRPIVGTILRTLVEDKQALVLEKGSTWVLDFADGELTAANYLFPPR; from the coding sequence ATGAGGGATTCTCCTGTCGAACAGGCAGCCGGCGGCGTGGTGTGGCGAGAGGGAGCGGCCGGGATAGAGGTTCTCCTGGTCCACCGGCCCGGATACGACGACTGGACGTTTCCCAAGGGCAAGCTCGAATCCGGCGAGTGTCTGTTGGAGTGCGCCAGGCGTGAGGTCCGAGAGGAGGCCGGAGTGCGCCCGCTGATCGGGCGCTACCTGGGTGACATCTCCTACACCAAGCAGGAGGGCCGGCGGAAGGTGGTCCACTACTGGGCGATGCAAGCCGGTGAGGTCGACTTCGTGCCCTCCTCCGAGGTGGACCGGGTCCGGTGGGTTGACGAAGCATCCCTGGCCGACCATGTGTCGTACCCGACCGAGCGCAGTCTGAGCGAGGGCCTGATGGACGGCTGGCGGGATCCGGCCGACCGCATTCTCCTGGTCCGGCATGCCGATGCCGGCAAGCGAAACCGGGGGCCGCACCCCGACAGTGCCCGTCCTCTGTCGGAACGGGGCCGCGCCGAGGCCGCCGGTCTGATCGGGGCGCTGGAGGGCTTCCCGATCGACGTGGTGCTCACCAGCTATGCGGCGCGCTGCCGCCAGACCGTCACACCCGTCGCCACCGCCCGCAAGCGCGTCCCGCAGCTGGCGATCGAGCTATGGGAGGAATCCGGCCCCGCCGAGGTGAGGGCACTGCTCCGTAATCGACCCGAGGGGACCAGCCTGCTCTGCTCCCATCGCCCGATAGTGGGAACGATCCTGCGAACGCTCGTGGAAGATAAGCAGGCTCTAGTACTAGAGAAGGGATCGACGTGGGTGCTCGACTTCGCGGATGGAGAACTGACCGCCGCCAACTACCTGTTCCCACCCCGCTAG
- a CDS encoding sigma-70 family RNA polymerase sigma factor: protein MAVANPTRQKPVAPAGPATKRERDRNTNKLTDEKGRLTTDLVSQYLAAIGEYELLNAEKEVELAQAIEEGLRAGAALEDGDLDERENRLRVRERRLRTREMKLPEEERHKLEKSWSRLKGDRKELQKDRLRLKRKRDRGRRAKDEFLTANLRLVVANARRYANTSGIDFLDLIQEGNLGLIRAVEKFDWRKGFKFSTYATWWIRQAITRAIADKSRTVRIPVHLHDTLAAVRAAQASLKAELGRDPKPAEIAEEAGVTLDKVELALSVSDAASLEKPVGEDGAQLGDFIEDQDADDPVQVTVELDVSDCLRRSIDRLPYREGRILSLRYGFLDGVPRTLEEIGEEFNLTRERIRQLEKLALCRLRHPSFGIREQDLI, encoded by the coding sequence ATGGCTGTCGCAAACCCGACCCGGCAGAAACCGGTAGCACCCGCAGGCCCGGCAACCAAGCGGGAGCGGGACCGGAACACCAACAAGCTGACCGACGAGAAGGGTCGGCTCACTACCGACCTCGTGAGCCAGTACCTGGCCGCCATAGGCGAGTACGAGCTGCTCAACGCCGAGAAGGAAGTCGAGTTGGCCCAGGCGATCGAGGAGGGGCTGAGGGCCGGCGCCGCGCTGGAGGACGGCGATCTCGACGAGAGGGAGAACAGGCTAAGAGTCAGGGAGCGCCGCCTCCGGACCCGGGAGATGAAGCTCCCGGAGGAGGAGCGGCACAAGCTCGAGAAGTCCTGGAGCAGGCTCAAGGGCGACCGGAAGGAGCTCCAGAAGGATCGGCTCCGGCTCAAGCGCAAGCGGGACCGAGGTCGCCGCGCCAAGGACGAGTTCCTCACCGCCAACCTCCGCCTGGTGGTCGCCAATGCCCGGAGGTATGCCAACACCTCCGGAATCGACTTCCTCGATCTGATCCAGGAAGGAAACCTGGGTCTGATCCGGGCAGTTGAGAAGTTCGACTGGCGCAAGGGCTTCAAGTTCTCCACCTATGCCACCTGGTGGATCCGCCAGGCCATCACCCGGGCCATCGCCGACAAGTCCCGTACGGTCCGCATCCCCGTCCACCTCCACGACACGCTGGCTGCGGTCAGGGCTGCCCAGGCCAGCCTCAAGGCGGAGTTGGGTCGCGATCCGAAGCCGGCCGAGATCGCCGAGGAGGCCGGTGTCACCCTTGACAAGGTGGAGTTGGCTCTGAGCGTTTCGGATGCCGCCTCGCTCGAGAAGCCGGTCGGTGAGGACGGAGCTCAGCTCGGGGACTTCATCGAGGACCAGGATGCCGATGATCCGGTGCAGGTCACCGTGGAGTTGGACGTGTCCGACTGCCTGCGCCGCTCGATCGACCGGCTTCCCTACCGGGAGGGCCGGATACTCTCCCTGCGGTACGGTTTCCTGGACGGTGTTCCGAGGACGCTGGAGGAGATCGGGGAGGAGTTCAACCTCACCAGGGAACGGATCCGTCAGCTGGAGAAGCTGGCCCTCTGCCGGCTGCGGCACCCTTCGTTCGGGATCCGCGAGCAGGACCTCATATAG